Proteins co-encoded in one Melioribacteraceae bacterium genomic window:
- a CDS encoding dihydroorotate dehydrogenase electron transfer subunit, whose translation MHIEIARVESLQLLIPNTYLLRVYSPLIASTVKPGQFCNIKVSESDFPLLRRPFSICEVDGDYIHFMFDVHGEGTQILASKKVGDKLDILGPLGQGFDYSGDFDTAVIMAGGIGAAPFTFLIKEIPADKNIISYMGGRSEKNLIEYGFKNLSVATDDGSKGFKGNVVELFKSEFQNFQGKKIRIFACGPNPMLKSLQQFAISNNLDCQLSTECAMACGFGICQGCPVDKADEDGYLLVCKDGPVFDARRIKL comes from the coding sequence TTGCATATCGAAATAGCGCGCGTTGAATCCTTGCAGCTTCTTATCCCGAATACTTATTTATTGAGAGTCTATTCACCTTTAATCGCATCGACAGTTAAACCGGGACAGTTTTGTAATATCAAAGTTTCTGAATCGGATTTCCCGCTTCTCAGACGGCCATTCAGCATCTGCGAAGTCGACGGGGATTACATTCATTTTATGTTCGATGTCCACGGTGAAGGAACGCAAATTCTTGCATCGAAAAAGGTTGGCGATAAATTGGATATTCTTGGCCCGCTCGGACAGGGGTTTGATTACTCCGGTGATTTCGATACTGCGGTTATAATGGCGGGTGGTATAGGTGCAGCTCCGTTCACTTTTCTTATTAAAGAAATTCCGGCTGATAAGAATATTATTTCATACATGGGCGGTAGATCCGAAAAGAATTTAATCGAATACGGATTTAAAAATCTGTCGGTTGCAACCGACGACGGTTCTAAGGGATTCAAAGGTAATGTCGTTGAGCTATTCAAATCGGAGTTCCAGAATTTCCAAGGCAAGAAGATCAGGATATTCGCCTGCGGCCCTAATCCGATGCTGAAATCTCTACAGCAATTTGCAATCTCGAACAATCTCGATTGCCAGTTAAGTACCGAATGCGCGATGGCATGTGGTTTCGGTATTTGTCAGGGCTGTCCGGTCGATAAAGCAGATGAGGACGGGTACCTCCTTGTTTGTAAAGACGGTCCGGTTTTCGATGCGAGGAGAATTAAATTATGA
- a CDS encoding dihydroorotate dehydrogenase, producing MSRINLGVRIGKLNLKNPVLLASGTVGYGNEISNLTDLGQLGGIVTKSLSLRPRKGNPPQRIVETPSGMLNAIGLANVGVEVFIKEKIPFLKELNTALICNIAASSIEEYVECTKILDPVETISAFEINVSCPNVKEGGLIFGNDIKSVGRITEKVRAATGKTLIIKLSPNVSNIKDFAKVVKEEGGDAVSAINTLVGTAFDIWTRKPKIKNITGGLSGPAIKPVALAKVLEIKRNVDIPVVGIGGIMNWKDAAEFMIAGASAVQIGTVNFINPNAGVEIVEGLKSYCEKISLINLTDLTGSFQI from the coding sequence ATGAGCCGGATTAACCTCGGAGTCCGCATAGGAAAACTTAATCTTAAGAACCCCGTTCTTCTCGCTTCCGGAACTGTCGGCTACGGAAACGAGATCTCAAATTTAACTGACCTTGGTCAGCTGGGCGGGATCGTTACCAAGTCGCTTTCTCTTAGACCCCGTAAAGGTAATCCGCCTCAGAGAATTGTTGAAACTCCCTCCGGAATGCTCAACGCAATAGGACTTGCTAACGTTGGAGTTGAAGTTTTTATTAAAGAGAAGATTCCGTTTCTAAAGGAGCTTAATACAGCTTTAATCTGTAATATTGCCGCAAGTTCTATTGAGGAATATGTTGAGTGTACAAAAATTCTAGATCCGGTCGAAACTATCTCTGCTTTTGAAATAAACGTCTCCTGCCCTAATGTTAAAGAGGGAGGATTAATATTTGGCAATGATATCAAATCTGTCGGAAGAATTACTGAGAAGGTCCGGGCTGCGACAGGTAAAACGTTGATCATTAAACTCTCTCCAAATGTCTCGAATATCAAGGACTTCGCAAAAGTTGTTAAGGAGGAAGGTGGCGACGCAGTTTCCGCGATTAATACGCTGGTTGGCACCGCGTTCGATATCTGGACCCGCAAACCGAAGATAAAGAATATCACCGGAGGATTATCCGGACCCGCAATCAAGCCGGTAGCTCTAGCAAAAGTTCTTGAAATCAAACGGAATGTCGATATACCTGTTGTCGGTATCGGCGGAATAATGAACTGGAAAGATGCCGCTGAATTTATGATTGCCGGAGCTTCGGCTGTTCAGATTGGAACCGTGAATTTTATTAATCCGAATGCCGGAGTGGAAATAGTTGAAGGGCTCAAATCTTACTGCGAGAAAATTTCATTGATTAATTTAACCGACCTTACAGGTTCCTTCCAGATTTAG
- a CDS encoding folylpolyglutamate synthase/dihydrofolate synthase family protein, giving the protein MDLQRALNKIYSMHQFDIKLGLERIEKLLELIGNPHHGKKYFHVAGSNGKGSTSSFIASILYEAGFNVGLYTSPHLVRFNERIRINGIEISDEYISEFINSIDHLIDQHKPTFFEITTALAFKYFNDKNPDYIVLETGLGGRLDATNVIIPVASVITSISLEHTNILGSSLGKIAFEKAGIIKNGIPVFTADINPEAADVISKRALELNSPEFRFKDFVITGHDSLQIALQKKLFNLYKTGLHGFHQLSNSALAVKTVSESVGISDSVVVNRGLMNVIKNTGIQGRYEVIQKNPKVIFDAAHNVEGVKAFLKVFEKEYQIYRRRELIFGVMRDKDLSSMLGLLRNYFDTIYAVETGYERSAGISEIIDAGGELGLQLKPLENPSRFIEQFRTDRDNECLVVLGSIYLLGELKSKMS; this is encoded by the coding sequence ATGGATTTACAAAGAGCGTTGAATAAGATCTATTCGATGCACCAGTTCGATATTAAACTCGGACTGGAACGGATAGAAAAGCTTCTTGAGCTGATAGGCAATCCTCACCACGGTAAGAAATATTTCCACGTTGCCGGTTCTAACGGTAAGGGGAGTACTTCATCTTTCATCGCATCAATTCTTTATGAAGCGGGATTTAATGTCGGGCTTTATACGTCGCCTCATCTTGTCAGGTTTAATGAACGGATCAGAATTAACGGAATAGAAATATCCGATGAATACATATCTGAATTTATTAATTCAATTGATCATTTAATCGATCAACATAAACCTACCTTCTTCGAAATTACAACCGCGCTTGCCTTCAAATATTTTAATGATAAAAATCCCGACTATATAGTTCTTGAAACAGGATTAGGCGGACGGCTGGATGCAACTAATGTTATTATTCCGGTTGCCTCTGTAATTACATCAATCAGCCTTGAACACACAAATATACTCGGGAGTTCGCTCGGGAAAATCGCATTTGAAAAAGCCGGTATTATTAAGAATGGAATCCCGGTATTTACTGCTGATATTAATCCCGAAGCTGCAGATGTAATTTCTAAACGTGCCTTGGAATTGAATTCACCTGAATTCAGATTTAAAGATTTTGTAATAACCGGTCATGATTCACTTCAAATCGCACTTCAAAAGAAATTATTTAATCTTTACAAAACGGGGCTTCACGGCTTTCACCAGCTCTCTAATTCTGCTCTGGCTGTTAAAACTGTGAGTGAATCTGTCGGAATTTCAGATTCCGTCGTTGTAAATAGAGGCTTGATGAATGTTATTAAAAACACTGGAATTCAAGGCCGTTATGAAGTCATTCAGAAAAATCCTAAGGTGATTTTTGATGCCGCACATAATGTGGAAGGAGTTAAAGCATTCCTGAAGGTGTTCGAAAAGGAATATCAGATTTACAGACGCAGGGAATTGATCTTCGGAGTTATGAGGGATAAGGATTTGAGCTCGATGCTCGGATTGCTCCGTAATTACTTCGATACAATTTATGCGGTGGAAACCGGGTATGAACGGTCTGCCGGTATTTCAGAAATTATTGATGCCGGAGGGGAACTTGGTTTGCAGTTGAAACCTCTTGAAAATCCTTCCCGGTTTATCGAACAATTCCGGACCGATAGGGATAACGAATGCCTTGTCGTACTGGGCAGCATCTACCTCCTGGGTGAATTAAAATCAAAAATGTCTTAA
- the rho gene encoding transcription termination factor Rho gives MDISELQSKKIVDLYKIAKDFGLAGYSDLRKQELIFKILEAQSQKDGLTFSKGVLEVLQDGYGFLRSADYNYLPSPDDIYVSPSQIKRFSLRTGDFVSGQVRPPKEGERFFALLRVEAVNGKDPEAIRERTLFDNLTPIYPTKRLKLESAPGEYSMRIMDLLSPIGKGQRGLIVSPPKAGKTILLQKIANSITRNQPEVKIIMLLIDERPEEVTDMQRSVQAEVISSTFDEPADRHVQVANMVSEKAKRMVEAGDDVVILLDSITRLARAHNTVIPHSGRILSGGVDANALHKPKRFFGSARNTEDGGSLTIIATALIDTGSRMDEVIFEEFKGTGNMELVLDRNLADKRIFPAIDLNKSGTRKEELLLKEEELNKIWILRKLLADYDPTEAMEFILDKMRGTKNNKEFLLSMNS, from the coding sequence ATGGATATTTCAGAACTGCAATCGAAAAAAATTGTAGATCTCTATAAGATTGCAAAAGATTTTGGATTAGCTGGTTACAGCGATCTCCGCAAACAGGAATTAATTTTTAAAATTCTTGAAGCACAGTCCCAGAAAGATGGATTGACCTTTTCGAAAGGAGTGCTTGAGGTCTTACAGGATGGTTACGGATTCCTCAGATCAGCCGATTATAATTATCTTCCTTCACCCGATGATATTTATGTATCCCCGTCCCAGATCAAAAGATTCAGTCTCAGAACCGGAGATTTTGTATCCGGACAGGTGAGGCCTCCTAAAGAAGGGGAACGGTTCTTTGCTCTCTTAAGAGTTGAAGCGGTGAATGGTAAAGATCCTGAAGCTATACGTGAAAGAACTTTATTCGATAACCTTACCCCGATCTACCCGACTAAAAGATTAAAACTGGAATCCGCTCCCGGCGAGTATTCAATGAGAATTATGGATCTCCTTTCACCGATCGGTAAAGGTCAGAGAGGTTTGATTGTTTCTCCTCCTAAAGCCGGTAAAACTATTCTTCTTCAGAAAATAGCCAACTCAATTACGCGTAATCAGCCGGAAGTTAAAATTATTATGCTCCTTATCGACGAAAGGCCAGAGGAAGTTACCGATATGCAGAGATCCGTTCAGGCGGAAGTTATAAGCTCTACTTTCGATGAACCGGCCGACCGTCACGTTCAGGTTGCTAACATGGTAAGCGAAAAAGCCAAACGTATGGTGGAGGCAGGGGATGATGTTGTTATCCTCCTCGATTCAATTACAAGACTTGCAAGGGCTCACAACACCGTAATTCCGCACAGCGGTAGAATTCTTTCAGGCGGTGTTGACGCCAACGCGCTTCATAAACCTAAAAGATTTTTCGGTTCTGCGCGTAATACCGAGGACGGCGGAAGCTTAACAATTATCGCTACTGCTCTTATCGATACCGGCAGCAGAATGGACGAAGTTATCTTCGAGGAATTCAAAGGAACCGGTAATATGGAACTTGTCCTCGATAGAAATCTGGCCGATAAGAGAATCTTCCCGGCAATCGATCTTAATAAATCCGGTACCAGAAAAGAAGAACTTCTTCTCAAAGAGGAGGAGCTTAATAAGATCTGGATCTTAAGAAAATTGCTTGCTGACTACGATCCAACCGAGGCTATGGAATTCATACTCGATAAAATGCGCGGTACAAAGAATAACAAAGAATTTTTATTAAGTATGAATAGTTAA
- a CDS encoding GWxTD domain-containing protein codes for MIIARRFFYPSFVLIFLSILLSTVSAQPGKGGERGKPPGFFEKVFLSDGDSIDCYLAFRIPFDKLIFVKNGDLFSSGVKIDLEIINRNGLIDRKSYSKSTVAINYEESKSKSRFLEGFIKIKIDDGDYVIYPVIQIGNVKESFKLDSVSISAGEIKKGNLLHPVIVESLPDECINNGSYRLVNNSNSIPFAPNDYLMIIPLTGSPAEVYSLKILQKGKTLFHEESVKPGNGKLSLSFCNDAVVISDSNTNRKTNYIIVKGFNKKLDEGPVEIIIESDGKEEKFKMSVDWLNKPFTLFNPVLSAELLEIIYSREELLPILKSSNDEKYEALIDFWDKKLPGREYRFNELMNEFYSRADYAAQNFSTIANPAGARTDRGKIYIRFGRPDDIKRDYSSGYGTVEIWYYYDLKKEFIFTDKTGLGNYILSK; via the coding sequence ATGATTATTGCCCGGAGATTTTTCTATCCGTCATTCGTTTTAATATTCTTATCGATTCTTCTTTCAACCGTTTCTGCTCAACCCGGTAAAGGAGGGGAACGCGGTAAACCTCCCGGTTTTTTCGAAAAAGTATTTCTGTCCGACGGGGATTCAATCGATTGCTACCTCGCTTTCAGAATTCCGTTCGACAAGCTGATATTTGTTAAAAATGGCGACTTGTTTTCTTCAGGTGTAAAAATTGATCTGGAAATAATAAACCGGAACGGATTGATCGATAGAAAATCATATTCTAAAAGTACTGTGGCAATTAACTATGAAGAATCCAAATCAAAAAGCAGGTTCCTGGAAGGATTTATCAAAATCAAAATTGATGATGGCGACTATGTAATCTATCCTGTTATTCAGATCGGGAATGTTAAGGAATCTTTTAAGCTCGATTCTGTTTCGATCTCTGCCGGAGAGATTAAGAAAGGAAATCTGCTCCATCCGGTAATTGTTGAAAGTCTTCCGGATGAATGCATCAATAATGGATCGTATCGACTTGTAAATAATAGCAACAGCATTCCATTCGCACCTAACGACTATTTAATGATTATACCGTTGACCGGCAGCCCTGCTGAGGTTTATTCATTGAAAATTCTTCAGAAGGGGAAAACACTTTTTCATGAAGAGTCGGTAAAACCTGGAAACGGAAAATTATCGCTCTCATTCTGCAATGATGCGGTTGTTATCTCCGACTCAAATACAAATCGGAAAACAAATTATATAATTGTTAAAGGATTCAATAAAAAATTAGATGAAGGACCTGTTGAGATTATTATTGAATCAGACGGGAAAGAAGAAAAATTTAAAATGAGTGTTGATTGGCTGAATAAACCATTTACATTATTCAATCCGGTATTGTCTGCTGAATTGCTCGAAATTATTTACAGTCGCGAGGAATTACTGCCGATTCTTAAGAGCAGTAATGATGAAAAGTATGAGGCATTGATCGATTTCTGGGATAAGAAATTGCCCGGAAGGGAATATAGATTTAATGAATTGATGAACGAGTTTTATTCAAGGGCAGATTATGCTGCCCAGAATTTCAGTACTATCGCAAATCCTGCTGGGGCAAGAACCGATCGGGGAAAAATATATATAAGATTCGGAAGACCCGACGACATTAAACGTGATTATTCGTCCGGATACGGCACAGTCGAAATTTGGTATTACTATGATTTGAAAAAAGAGTTTATATTTACCGATAAAACTGGCCTTGGCAATTATATATTGAGTAAATAA
- the pdxA gene encoding 4-hydroxythreonine-4-phosphate dehydrogenase PdxA gives MARLVFTCGDINGIGPEICIKTFNKIFNPSKREIIFLCPSDVFKKTLKIIPLHADYQVISDKSAGLIDSKKITVIDLGKYKQRIGKPTAYSGRASYNAIVDAVKLCRSGFADAMITAPISKTALQIAGLKFKGHTGLLASLTGSRNYLMVFLSDEMVCGLTTIHVPLKSVSRLITTGLLRDTIKTLNDSLVGDLGFRNPEIAVLGLNPHSGEDGHLGNEEVDIIMPAIKSLKGIKVRGPFVPDSFFGKHLYKNYDAVLGMYHDQVLIPFKMLNFEKGVNYTAGLPIIRTSPDHGTAFDIAGKGVADESSMIQAVRWAEKIIINRNKI, from the coding sequence ATGGCACGCCTGGTTTTTACATGCGGCGATATCAACGGCATCGGTCCTGAGATATGCATTAAAACATTTAATAAAATTTTTAATCCAAGTAAAAGAGAAATTATTTTTCTCTGCCCCTCAGATGTATTCAAAAAAACTCTTAAAATAATTCCTCTTCATGCCGATTATCAGGTGATCTCCGATAAATCCGCCGGACTGATTGATTCTAAAAAAATAACAGTCATCGATCTCGGGAAATATAAACAGAGAATTGGTAAACCAACGGCATATTCCGGCCGGGCATCTTACAACGCAATTGTTGATGCGGTTAAACTCTGCAGGTCCGGCTTTGCGGACGCAATGATCACAGCCCCAATCTCAAAAACTGCTCTTCAGATCGCCGGTTTGAAATTTAAAGGTCATACCGGACTTTTAGCGTCTCTTACCGGAAGCAGAAATTACCTGATGGTTTTCCTGTCGGATGAAATGGTTTGCGGACTAACAACGATTCATGTACCGCTTAAAAGTGTCAGCAGACTGATTACTACAGGTCTACTGCGTGATACGATTAAGACGCTAAATGATTCTCTGGTTGGTGACCTCGGCTTCAGGAATCCTGAGATTGCTGTTCTCGGATTGAATCCTCATTCGGGAGAGGATGGACATCTTGGTAATGAAGAAGTCGATATAATCATGCCGGCTATTAAGTCTTTGAAAGGTATCAAGGTCAGGGGTCCATTTGTTCCGGATTCTTTTTTTGGCAAGCATCTTTATAAGAATTATGACGCTGTCCTTGGAATGTATCATGATCAGGTATTGATTCCCTTTAAGATGCTCAATTTCGAAAAAGGTGTGAATTATACGGCGGGTTTACCGATTATAAGAACCTCTCCTGATCACGGAACTGCATTTGATATTGCGGGAAAGGGAGTAGCCGACGAATCCAGTATGATCCAGGCAGTCCGCTGGGCAGAAAAAATTATTATCAATCGAAATAAAATCTGA
- a CDS encoding class I SAM-dependent methyltransferase, protein MPSRIYSHLAPVYPHLMRSIDYSLWSDFIHSISREIKRKRISVLELACGNGLIAGTLNKKFKYYCATDLSKEMLACFGGVDKVCCDMLALPFKKQFDFIFSTFDSVNYLTSRQRFIRMLNQAALCLARDGIFTFDVSLENNSKLYQKYLNRKGTYNGMKFLQKSYYDEAKRIHYNYFELTLANGSKVEEIHKQKIFRFEDYFSFIDDSDFYVYKCKKAFSEQDASPDSERAQFILKKRRG, encoded by the coding sequence ATGCCCTCCAGAATCTATTCGCATCTGGCCCCGGTCTACCCTCACTTAATGAGGTCTATTGATTATTCATTATGGTCCGACTTCATTCATTCCATCAGCCGGGAAATTAAAAGAAAAAGGATTTCAGTTCTTGAACTCGCATGCGGAAATGGTCTTATTGCAGGAACCCTGAATAAAAAATTCAAATACTACTGCGCAACAGATCTCTCGAAAGAGATGCTCGCGTGCTTCGGTGGAGTGGATAAAGTCTGCTGCGATATGCTGGCCCTTCCATTCAAGAAACAATTCGATTTTATTTTCTCAACATTCGACAGTGTGAATTATTTAACGAGCAGGCAGAGATTTATCCGGATGCTTAACCAGGCAGCTTTGTGTCTCGCACGGGATGGGATTTTTACATTCGATGTAAGTCTGGAGAATAACAGTAAGCTGTATCAGAAGTATTTGAACCGTAAAGGAACATACAACGGAATGAAGTTTCTTCAGAAGAGTTATTACGATGAAGCTAAACGGATTCATTACAATTATTTTGAATTGACTCTTGCTAATGGCAGTAAGGTTGAAGAAATTCATAAACAGAAAATATTCAGGTTCGAGGATTATTTCAGTTTTATTGATGATTCCGACTTCTATGTTTATAAGTGCAAAAAAGCGTTTTCGGAACAGGACGCTTCACCGGATTCCGAAAGAGCCCAATTCATACTTAAAAAGAGAAGGGGATGA
- a CDS encoding ATP-binding cassette domain-containing protein, translating to MMLIFNHVDFNYPNQPVFTDLNLQVDQGEFVFLIGKSGVGKTSLLQMIYMDILPQSGYVQIGDYSSESIRPKELPFLRRKIGIVFQDFQLLPDRNVYDNLAFVLQSTGSSGRLNKKKIINALSEVGLSHKQSNMPHELSGGEKQRVAIARAIINDPFMLLADEPTGNLDPETADEILEILKKINARGTSVIFATHNYDLVRKYNAKIIRLEGGKAVKVLLKKKES from the coding sequence ATGATGCTCATATTTAATCATGTAGATTTCAATTACCCTAACCAACCGGTTTTTACCGATCTTAATCTTCAGGTTGATCAGGGTGAATTCGTTTTTCTAATAGGTAAAAGCGGGGTTGGTAAAACTTCTCTGCTTCAGATGATTTATATGGATATTCTCCCTCAGTCCGGATATGTCCAGATAGGTGATTATTCTTCGGAATCAATCCGGCCGAAAGAACTTCCGTTCCTCAGGAGGAAAATAGGGATTGTGTTTCAGGACTTTCAGCTTCTGCCGGATAGAAACGTATATGATAATCTCGCGTTTGTACTTCAGTCTACCGGTTCTTCCGGAAGGTTGAATAAGAAAAAAATAATTAATGCCTTATCCGAAGTAGGATTGTCTCATAAACAGAGCAACATGCCGCATGAATTATCGGGCGGCGAAAAACAGCGTGTCGCAATAGCAAGAGCTATTATTAACGACCCCTTTATGCTTCTTGCCGATGAGCCGACCGGAAATCTTGATCCGGAAACGGCAGACGAAATTCTTGAAATCCTGAAGAAGATAAATGCTCGAGGTACGTCGGTAATTTTCGCTACGCATAATTATGATCTGGTAAGAAAATATAATGCGAAAATAATCCGTCTGGAAGGCGGTAAAGCGGTAAAGGTGTTATTGAAAAAGAAAGAGAGTTGA
- a CDS encoding adenylate kinase, giving the protein MQIIIFGSPGVGKGTQAKILASRLNIPHISTGDILREAIKNQSELGKKAKEIVDKGELVPDEIMGGIIKETLNNEKCRNGFILDGYPRTINQAEILENIFKIIKIERHYLIRLDADDEVIIDRLTNRMVCNKCGNILNNSELKENFICPVCRAENSYYKRADDDESVIRRRLKVYHETTAPVFNFYKDKATIIEIDGTMSIEKVTEEILKQLN; this is encoded by the coding sequence ATGCAAATAATCATTTTTGGTTCACCTGGAGTCGGGAAAGGGACACAAGCAAAGATTTTAGCGTCCAGACTTAATATCCCTCATATTTCAACCGGAGATATACTAAGAGAGGCAATTAAAAATCAGTCCGAGTTAGGGAAAAAGGCAAAGGAGATTGTTGATAAAGGAGAACTCGTACCCGATGAAATAATGGGCGGAATAATTAAAGAGACACTGAACAATGAAAAATGCAGAAACGGTTTTATACTCGACGGATACCCGCGTACAATAAACCAGGCAGAAATTTTAGAGAATATTTTCAAAATAATAAAAATAGAAAGGCATTACCTGATCAGGTTAGATGCTGATGATGAGGTAATAATCGACCGGCTTACAAACAGGATGGTCTGCAATAAATGCGGCAACATCCTGAATAACAGCGAATTAAAAGAGAATTTTATTTGCCCGGTCTGCCGCGCTGAGAACAGTTATTACAAACGGGCAGATGACGATGAATCGGTTATCCGGAGAAGACTAAAAGTCTATCACGAAACGACGGCACCGGTTTTCAATTTTTACAAGGACAAAGCTACAATCATCGAGATAGACGGGACAATGTCGATTGAGAAGGTAACAGAGGAGATTTTGAAGCAGCTTAACTAA
- a CDS encoding nucleoside deaminase — protein MLFDETVYKYMYAALQEADNALAVEEVPVGAVIVYENRIIGRGFNQTETLKDPTAHAEMIALTAASNYLQSKFLDNCDLYVTVEPCVMCAGAILLARIRNVYFGAFEPKFGACGSLFNIIESGKYNHKPNVYSGIYSDEAKFLLESYFQKKRDKPKPGN, from the coding sequence ATGTTATTCGATGAAACAGTCTATAAGTACATGTATGCTGCGCTTCAGGAAGCTGACAACGCTTTAGCCGTAGAAGAAGTACCGGTCGGCGCTGTTATTGTATATGAGAACAGAATTATTGGACGCGGCTTTAATCAGACAGAAACCTTGAAAGACCCGACCGCCCATGCCGAAATGATAGCGCTAACAGCAGCGTCGAACTACCTGCAATCAAAGTTCCTTGATAATTGCGACTTATACGTAACTGTTGAGCCATGCGTAATGTGTGCCGGGGCGATACTTTTGGCCCGAATAAGAAATGTCTACTTTGGAGCTTTCGAGCCGAAATTCGGGGCTTGCGGTTCCCTTTTCAACATAATCGAAAGCGGGAAGTATAATCACAAGCCAAACGTTTATTCAGGGATCTATTCCGATGAGGCAAAGTTTCTACTCGAAAGTTATTTTCAGAAAAAAAGGGATAAACCTAAGCCTGGAAATTAA
- a CDS encoding tyrosine-type recombinase/integrase — MGTLYKGRNSPYWHYKFVLDGVRKDISTKCRNRRDAEHFVKLIEAKQNEKVIFNIKVSPPLSIGLKHYLSVRSLKKSSESSYKNAVEHFITAAGEKRIDEYTIFDYEALIRYLEKNDFAEASKGIITRNVFAVFNYFVKNEYIRKNPITAIRIKEKPKPIDEMDLIEIRKYFAENDPLFYRIIEFALLTGFRRSTICAPMSIDMPRRLIQARNVKADRDFVIPIYKALEEFLLGCGYKEYFVGRFTKLNESTISHKFGYGITKLTEEKRISKHYKFHHLRHTAATEFGKAGLDIKSIKDILDHTDIRTSENYIKTNFEYLRSKLDGKN, encoded by the coding sequence ATGGGAACGCTTTATAAGGGGAGGAATTCACCTTATTGGCATTATAAGTTTGTGCTTGACGGGGTGAGAAAAGACATTTCAACAAAATGCCGCAACCGCAGAGATGCGGAACATTTCGTAAAACTAATAGAAGCAAAACAGAATGAGAAGGTGATTTTTAATATAAAGGTCTCCCCTCCTCTATCAATCGGCCTTAAGCATTACCTGAGCGTAAGAAGCCTGAAAAAATCGTCCGAGAGTTCTTATAAAAACGCCGTAGAGCATTTTATAACGGCTGCGGGTGAAAAACGGATTGATGAGTATACCATCTTCGATTATGAGGCATTAATACGCTACCTGGAAAAGAATGATTTTGCGGAGGCTTCTAAAGGAATAATTACCAGGAATGTGTTCGCCGTATTCAATTACTTCGTTAAGAATGAGTATATCCGGAAGAATCCGATTACTGCAATAAGAATAAAAGAGAAACCGAAACCGATTGACGAAATGGACCTAATAGAAATCCGGAAGTATTTTGCGGAGAATGATCCCCTGTTTTACAGGATAATTGAGTTTGCCCTGCTGACCGGGTTCAGACGGTCGACCATATGCGCTCCAATGAGCATAGATATGCCCAGGCGACTTATTCAGGCCAGAAATGTGAAAGCGGATAGGGACTTCGTAATTCCGATCTATAAGGCGCTGGAGGAGTTCCTGCTGGGCTGCGGGTATAAGGAGTATTTTGTAGGACGGTTTACCAAATTGAACGAGAGTACAATTTCCCATAAGTTCGGCTACGGCATAACAAAGCTGACTGAGGAGAAAAGGATCTCCAAGCATTATAAATTCCATCATTTACGTCATACCGCAGCAACTGAATTTGGTAAGGCGGGTTTGGATATTAAATCGATAAAGGATATTTTAGACCATACGGATATTAGAACTTCTGAGAATTATATTAAGACTAATTTCGAGTATTTGCGAAGCAAATTGGACGGAAAAAATTAA
- a CDS encoding DUF4373 domain-containing protein translates to MKNNIEYYCHYANSHNHPKFKLLRLKYGWAGEGRFWALNNIIAGSDNCILNLNKKYVVASVSSDLGMSIEEFQEFISYLIKECELLIDIDGNVSTENVRETFKEVMKQRVRNKENREKAILSKNELKLIRPT, encoded by the coding sequence TTGAAAAATAACATCGAGTACTATTGTCATTATGCAAATTCTCATAACCATCCTAAGTTCAAACTCCTCCGACTCAAATACGGCTGGGCTGGAGAGGGGAGATTTTGGGCGCTCAATAATATCATCGCCGGATCCGATAACTGCATCCTTAACCTCAATAAAAAATACGTGGTGGCGTCAGTTTCGTCAGATCTTGGTATGAGCATAGAGGAATTTCAGGAGTTTATTTCTTACCTGATCAAGGAATGTGAATTACTGATTGATATTGATGGGAATGTTTCTACTGAAAACGTACGCGAAACTTTTAAGGAGGTAATGAAACAGCGTGTCCGAAATAAGGAAAACCGCGAAAAAGCCATCTTAAGCAAAAACGAACTTAAGCTTATTAGACCAACCTGA